The genomic region TACAACATGTTCTTTGCTAAATTATATGTACAAGTTGCTGTTACTCTGATATATTTAGAATATCCACATCTTAAAATAATTCAGAGCTAAGTGATCAAGATTACAGAAGTATTCCATTTCAGTTAGGCATATCATGTTCGTGAAAGATAAACTGTATTTGAAAGTGAATTTTGCTGACAAAGTTATATTTAAGGTATTTCTTAAACAGCTACCAAACAATACGAACAGTATCTCAattctgttttgaaatatttatgtgtgtgtatatatatgtgtacatatatatatatgcatagaaaaGTACAGGAAGACTGTTTGCATCAAACTTACTTCTGGTAATAGTCTTTCAGATATTTTCACTTCCTAAGTCATTTCTATGgcaatggactttttttttttaattaagacttgcatgtttttttaattaggcaGGAAAAGATTAAGCTGCCTATTCCCTAATGATTTAATACAGTGTTTTGTATAGGCTTGATCTGCCTACTCCAATTGAAACTTTTTTAGTAGTTAATTATTAGATTTCATCTAGCACATTGAACCATACCACCTTTTCCTTCTGTATGAAGTTAAGAAATACCTGgttattatccttttaaaaattataaagatacttGAAGCCCGACAGTTAcccagaaatcatttattttcaagtttttatatatttttaagtaatccctgtacccagtgtggggctcaagctcatgaccccaagatcaagagttgcatgctcttccagctaagccagccaggcgccccacctgGAAAtgattcttaaacttttttttttttttaagattttatttatttgacagacagagatcacaagtaggcagagaagcaggcagagagagaggaggaagtggccTCGGAggccacttcctcctctctctctgcctgcttctctgcctacttgtgatctctgtctgtcaaataaataaataaaatctttcaaaaacaaaaaaaatctggaagcTTGACTTCCTaggttaaatttttctttattgtttacaGTTAGACTTTATAATGTGGTTTTTCAATGACTTTTGAAATACAGAGTCTGACTCTTAACTGCagtggataattttttaaaaccgcgctctgaatataataaataaatgctatattatatttaaaatatattactgtaCCAAATTTGGGGTGCTATACTCAGTTAAAGAGTagcattatgctcagtgaaataattcagaaagacGAACACTCCATGGTattacttatatgtgaaatctacaaataagtcaaactcatagaaacagagtagataagtggttgccagggtggGGGGAATAGGCAGAAATTgataaaaaggtacaaacttgtAGCTGTAAAATGAATAAGGTTTGACAGTCTAATGCATATAAttgaaacttgctaagagagtagaccGTAAGTGTTCTTACAAAAAAATGCAAGGTGATAGATACATTGATTAATTAAATGATAGGAATCcttttgctaaagaaaaaaacacagtgtAGGTGACATGTCatctctgtacttttttttttttttttttaagatttgtttatttcagaatgggggaggggccaagggaaagggggagagagactcctaaatggactctgcactgagctcagcGTCTAACGCAggacttgagctcatgaccctgaaataCCCACCtcccaagcagaaaccaagaatcagatgcttaactgactctgccacccaggcactcccatgttctctgtattttaaggGGTCTGTATTTTACGTATAACTGTATCTGCTTATAAAAGGTCTGAGTAGTAGATGGTGGGTAAGTGAACCTAAGTAGGTTTTAATCAGAAAAAGGGTTCAGTAAAATGTTATTTACTCAgtcttaaaagaagagaaagccagGATCCTGCTTTAATGAAAAGGGGAGTTGTTTTATGAATGAGATATTTCCTAGTTAAAGAGGACCTGAATCTCACAAAAGGAATTCATTTTAGATGTGAAATACTTAGGAGAGGCCACATTTACTCATATTTACTTTATGTGTCtagaaattggaagaaaatagaacaaagagaACTCTGTTTTTTACTATGGTGTTTGCATCTTAAGAATTTGTGTGGCTACTAAGAAACTGctcagattttaagaaaatatgcaaGATATACAAGGGTGATGGGTCATagtaagtaattaaaaaaaaaaaagcataaaaatgaaataattgaggCAAGAAGGCTAAAGTTCCAAATGGGTGTTATGGTCTGTATTCTCTGTTTTCTAATAATCTAAATTGTAACATTTCAgagaatactgtttttaaaattacccaccattctttcattattattattattaaggattgtatttttaagtaatctcttcacccaacaTGGCCATGATTCCAACTTaaaaccatgagatcaagagcctCATCATGTTCTActgaactgagccagccaggtgccacccACGATTCTGATCACACACTTTTTGTATAttgtttaaagcatttttttctatatattaacaaaggtattgtagatatttatatattaaatatatttagaatgtgTTTGCCCCTgcgcccccccccaaaacaatGTATCAGTGTTTCTCTGCTAATAATATTAATGTATCATGCATGCTTTATTTAACCAGTTCTCTATTGGGGAcacttaggtttttcttttttaccattaTAAAAGTGTGATGATTAACGTTCAGTCATTCCTCCAGCAATTTTCAAAACCTGTATGCATAGGGTGCAAATGATTAATTAGGGTATATTGTTTGCATTTCCTGGCTTTTGACTAATGTCATTGTGATCTAGAACTAGCATCTAGCACCCAGTGAGTAGGACCCACATTTTCTAGCTACTTGGGTGGCATCagattgttcttattttttagctcgtttttattttgatttgatcttatttaaagaattaaaaatcactGTTGTTATTCTTAAGAAGGCCAATAATGTATGTAAGCCAACTCTACATAATGATAATGTTAGTGGTATTCAGGTTTGTCTTTCATAttgatcaacttttttttttttttttaagattttatttatttatttgacagatagagatcacaagtagacagagagaggaggaagcaggctccccgcccagcagagagcccgatgtggggctccatttcaggcccctgggatcatgacctgagcggaaggcagaggctttaacccactgagctacccaggcgccccttgatcaACCTTTAGTTTACGGTAGTGATACTGACTTGAGCTGTTAAAAAATCCTTTCGTTGATGGCCTAGAGGCAGCATGGCTTTGTACTGTGAGTCTGAATCTTTTTAGCCTTAACTCTTTTAGTGATACTGACTTGAGCtgttaaaaaaatcctttccttcaTGGCCTAGAGGTAGCATGGCTTTGTTACTATGAGTCTGAATCTTTTTAGCCTTAACTCTTCCCTTGGAACCAGTTGTTTTGattacatagttttttttttaaggaatacttCTGTTGCATTCTTGATAAGTAAAGCACCCCCACCACCATGTGGAttcctttgtttcatttccaGAGATTCTGCTTCTGAAAGTGGGGTGAAGTCCAGGAATCTGGATTTGGAAAACCACCCCAAATGACTCTTGTGGGTTGTTCCTAGCTCAGTTAGTAGAATATACATAACTTTTGcctatttggattattttttcaggATAAAAGTTTCTGGAGTAGGATTACTTCCATAAAGGAGATGTACctctcaggctttttttttttaaactttttaaagttttatttttttgacagaagacacagcaagaaagggaacacaagggggagggggagaagcaggcttcctgctgagcagggagcctgatgcagggggttcaatcccaggacccggtgATCcgccctagccaaaggcagagtcttaatgaCCGAGCCTCTCAGGCTTTTTGATGCATAGTACTAGAGTGTCTTCCAGAGATACTCTATCTGTTTACATTTTTCACCATTCCCATTTGCCACccccttgccaacatttggtatcATCAGTCCTTTTGATCAGTAATAGATGTTTAAATTCTTCTGAACTGTAAACTACAAGGAAAATTTTGGCATTTATATAGAATATTAGTCTGCCCTTCTTAGTAATTGTTGTTTACCATATTTATCTCTAAATGTATACTGTTGTTTGAAAGCTACAAATTGAATTTGGATGGAATGGCTGGcataatcataaataaatagtaatcTTTCTAGGAGTATAAAGTCACTATGAAAGATTGGATTTATCGGTCATGTAAAAAATTCGTAGTCTTCTAGGAATGTTCATCATAACAAATAAagctaattatattttattgagtaCATTTTGGTTTGTTCCAGTAGCCGGATCGAGCTGGGAGATGTGACACCACACAATATTAAACAGTTGAAGAGACTAAACCAGGTCATCTTTCCAGTCAGCTACAATGACAAGTTCTACAAGGATGTGCTGGAGGTTGGCGAGCTAGCAAAACTTGGTATaatatgtttttttccccttttcatttgtttgttggtATTCTTGACCCTAGTTTTTAATATTAGAGCAGAGTTaactaatttaatttccttattttacaagtcaggaaatggggGTGATTCAGGttctgagaaaaatctcaaagaaaccAAGACAATACTTGAATTTTAAACGGAAATGCTAAATGTCTTCTCTACTTTAGTGTGTGCCTgtgttttcacatatttgtgtttACTCTAGAAGAGACTGAAATccctaaaaagtagaaaatttttgAAGTTACTGCTATTCAGAATAGCTGATAAAATCTATGGCCAATAGCAATAATTTAGTTCTTATAGAAGGGGAGGAAGATTGAATAAAATGTTATTCTGTCtttgaactttatatttttatattttccatggCAGCCTATTTCAATGATATTGCAGTAGGTGCAGTATGCTGTAGGGTGGATCATTcacagaatcagaagagactttACATCATGACACTAGGATGTTTGGCACCATACCGAAGGCTAGGAATAGGTAATTTtaacttgtgttttgttttttttttgttgttgttgttgttgttgtttagagaaatgtaaatacGTGATTACTGTTTCTGACCCAGTGAGTGAAACCATTTCTTTTGGGAATATTGGGAAAGAATTACTGAATAATGTAAGGTGGAAAATAACTTTATTAACATATTTCAAGTGGAAGCCCTATATAGATTTGTTATCAGTGtcccttttgcttctttctgttttccttttacatGGAAGGGCTTGTGCTTGTGTATGTAAAGGTTGCTTTTCTGCTGTGAGTTTTAAACATATGTAGATAAtgtagggaaagaagaaaatttttaaaaaattggttgtCTCGTGTTTACCTCAAGTTCTGTGAAGACCCAGTAAATGTTAAGATGGCAGTTAGATGTGTAAAGattgatttttatgaaattacTTACTTGTTGTTTGTCTTGTTAATAGGAACTAAAATGTTAAATCATGTCTTAAACATCTGTGAAAAAGATGGCACTTTTGACAACATCTATCTGTAAGTATAATGATATTTAATGTTCTTACCTAAAGAATTTACTGGAAATGGAAACCTTTACTTGGAAACGTTAAAATCTGGTTActtatttcattgtcttttggaAAAACCATGGAAGTAGTGGTtatgaagttttcttttgtttcaataATAGATAAGGAATCTGAGATAAGACTTTATCATTTTGCTTCATTCGTTGGGGTGGGAGCACCAAAGTCAGAGTAAACCAAGATTAAAACCCAAGTCTTCACAATTGAAGAATTAGTATCATTAATACTACTTTTCTCATCTTATCCATTCTCTAGGTTCTGTTTAAGGTTCTCATTGATATGTTCATTAGTAGTAGAGTTTAATAATCAAAATCAGAGAGTATCTAGCTGatactatattaataaaatatcagTATTATAGAACTCAGATTAAGGGCCAAGGTTAGATCACAGCTATGGATTTTTTATAATAAGGGTATTaagattattctcattttaacttTGACAGTGGGAGAGAGTAAATTATATAATGCTATTTTGAAGAGTAATTGAGAAagctcaaattatttattttcaaaatatagcatattttttataaatcagGGAGGATATATTCAGGCATTTGAGAGCCTAGTTAcgttatttttctgtctttttttctttctgcatatgTTAATACGGTCTTTGAATCATCCTTACAgttatttccccatttttagttactggaatctttttttccccttgcagtGAAAAATGTTATGCTAACTAGGGTACTTTGCCCTTTGTTGATTGTAAGAGTAAATACTATTTCTGAGACTCCTAACCTCAGCCAGCTATCTTGCAAATGTAATAGTCAGGTTAAAAGTGTCCATTTGTCATCAGGTTTTTCTGAGATGAATACCTAATCTTTGTTGATTACTAGTAATTATGAGGAGACTCTAACAGATGTGTGCAGTATTCTGGCTCTAACCAATTTGAAACTGTTTGTGGAGAATACACAAAAGctgatgaaatctttttttttttcccccctgataCCCTCCTGTATCTTAGGCATGTCCAGATCAGCAATGAATCAGCAATTGACTTCTACAGGAAGTTTGGCTTTGAGATTATTGAGACAAAGAAGAACTACTATAAGAGGATAGAGCCCGCAGATGCTCATGTGTTGCAGAAAAACCTCAAAGTCCCTTCTGGCCAGAATGCAGATGTGCAAAAGACAGACAACTGAACAAATTAGAAATGAACTTTCTTGCACTTGCTTGTCGCCAAATAAAAGAGAGGCCCATTGATTctcccccctctttctttctccccctccttcttgttcttgttcgtcctcctttctttctttttctttcctctaaaaaatgtttaatacttCCAAGGACTTTCAAAATTAATCATGTTTGgattgttttagttttcttatttttgtgagGTGGTTTGATTGTAGGAAGGAGGAGGTATAGATCTGTTTGGTTTCACAGTTAAGATATATATGGTCCCAAAAATTTGGGTGTcagtgtcaatttttttttttttttttcaatctcctGCTTTCACATTGAAGGGCAGAGCCTACAAAATGTTGTATatatcaaaagacaaaaagaaacagcAGCAATATCTTGTTCTGTAATTCAAAGACAAGTTTAGTGTGTTTGTGGTACTTTGGGTTTTTCAAGACTGGGATACTAATCCCTAGACATTGCCTTCACTCCACCTTTTGTCCTTCTGAGTGTTGCCTCAGGAGTTGGACCATTGTTATCCTTGTAAGAAATActaagcttattattttttttaagcaattatttctttcttcctcactgaGGGTAGGTGGGACAGTTTGGGTAGGTAGTGTTTTACTTTGGTCTCAGTATTTGAGTTAAACTGCTTTTTGCTAATGAGTGGACTGGTTGTTAGCAGGTATATTTTTCCTGCTGTTGATTGTTATTAGTGGCATTAACTTTTAGAGTGTGGCTggtgagattaattttttttaatatcccagCTAGAGATATGGCCTTTAACTGACCTAAAAAGGTTTGTTGTGATTTACTTTTTGTGTGTATCCTCTCTTTTTTCGTGTCTTCAGTAAACCCACAGTAGTTAGTCTAACTTTAAAAATGGGAGTTGATGTCCTTATAGGTCAGTACCCCTAAGATAAACCTGAAGCAGGTATTGTCTCTTGGACATATTTAAAAACACCTAAAAGGAAGCTTAGATGGACTCGTGGCACAATAAATGCATTTAATGCCAGCTAATGCAGACTATTAAAAACAAGGCCACAGAGCATTTGATTATATAGGGAAGAATATCTAGACAGTATTTTTGAGAATAACATAGCTGTGCTACTGCTTATCTGTTGGAGAACATCCcagatttgcttattttctgtgcCTATGATATTGAGCTTAAGGATTTGAGGGGGCAATTGTTAAACATATTGCTTCTATTCTTGGGAAAATAGAAGTTCAGAAGTGTTAATAACAGATGTCACTGTGACCTCCTTTACTGATGAGACTGGTTTATGCCAGATCATTTTCTGGCACATAAGGAGTGGCTTGGATGGCTTGGTAACTTTTTGTAAGATAGGAGACATCTGAAATTTCATGTTTTCCTCCATAGCCCCAtttccaatatttaaaattttctagattGCCAATACTAGTGGCCCATGAAATGTTCTCATTAGACTTTAAAACAATGCACAGGGCTTGAATTTTCTTGTCATTTGACTTTAAAGGGAAGTTTGATTCATAATATTTATCCTTATGTACATTCTGATAATAGCAATCTCATCTCTCCAAATATgttaaatgacaaaattacaCAATGTTGATGcacattttataatcttttttgaGAATGTGAAAGTACAAAGTACAATAGACTTCAGCGTTCTTGAGTGCCAAGAGTAATACAGGAAAAGGGAGATAGTTGAATGAGTATATAGGATTTGAATCTTAAGATAGTAAAAATGTAGAAAGACCATGCTGGTTTCTTGGGTATCAGTTTCTTCAGCAGTCCGAGTATAAGCTTAGGAAAAAAGTTAGCATTAAGCACCTTTACCTTCATGGATAAGCTTCAGCTTGCTCTTGCCAAGAGAAGAGTGCTTGAGTTACAGAAGGCATACTTAGTTTGAAGAATTCAGCCTTTTTGTAAACTTCCAGATATCAAAATAGATTTTGATATATAAATGAGTTTTCTGAGATGACACTGCCTCTATTTCTATAACCATTTCACCAGGACTATCTAATCAGTCCTATGAATGTATCCCTAAATGTGGTTATTGAAAACTGAATAGCTGCCTCATGACAATTAAGTACATGTTATttaaggagggggaaaaaataaattttgaattgaGTATGTAGGCTCCCTATCattatagtttctttttccaCACTAGACAATGACTTTACCTAAATGGTATATTTGAAAAGGTTAGTTGTCCTACATCAGACTTGTTTGGAAAGGGTTAATTGTCCTACATCGAACTTGTATTAAGTAATTCCATCCATTTAAGGAAAAGGAGGATGTAGAAGCTGGATACTAGTTCACATGCCTATGAGTCAGTAAAGACTCGAGTAATGTCCCATATTGAGTTGGCTATTTTGGAGCATAAAAATTGTTAAGGTAAAACAATTCTATTAACTGGAAGATCAGAGCATATATCCATCATATTTTTTAGGACAGATAGTTTTTACTATGGGGCGTATAGGTAAAGATTATCCTTATGGTAATTGCATTTAGGTTCTAAAGAAAAGAATCTGCAGAGAAATCTATGCAATAGATAATTTGTCCAGACTAGTTTTCATTTGGGGAAAGAAGTTCTAAAATATCCCCAAAGCAGTTTATTCATCAATTGAAAGTCCTCCAAAAATAGAACTATTGGGAAACTGTGGTTTCTGGGGTGGAAGAGAAAAGCTCCCTCAGTTTTTTGGAGGGAATAactttaaatatacttaaatggCAAAGTTTACTTGGTGcagttaaaaattaaacttgtTGATTTTAACATTGCTGTTACATCTGAAATAAACTTATGTGATGTTCTGGTAGTAATCTATGATGTCTGGTAAGTGTCAAAGAAAACCCTGCACTGTGTTGAATACTGAGTATTCAGCATATGTACGATATTAAATATATAGCAGTTATATGTAGTCATTGTTTACTCTTAGCCatacagttttatttactttaacatttctttaagatctaacttaaaacattaaaatgggCCAAGTGCTATCCAGGCCTCCTAATTCAGACGTTTGGAGTTTGCTAGGAGCACTGTTGGGTATCTGCAGTTCTATCCCAGTGTGAGAAAAAATTAAGATCCAAGGAGAGGTCTTACTGCTGGGAAGTTTTAAATGTAATTGTTGAAAACAACTGATATATTAAGCTATGATCTAATTAGTGTGCATTGACTACAGGTAATGtatattgaaattttttctttttgttagcaGTGTGGAAGGAGTTTAGTAGCTGAGTGAGTTGGGAATGGCTTAAATCTTTTTCTGAATACCAAAGAAACACGAACTTAATATTTTGTTACTAACATAAATTAATTTGGTATCTTATAAGTGTTGTGATTAGAATTTTGCTCcttcaggaaacaacaggtgatCTTTGCCCAATGTATTTTAGTTACTGTGTGGCACATCATCCCAAAATTCAGCAGCTTAACCACAAACATGTTTGGTTACCCACAGTTTCTAGTGAGGAATCCAGGAGCAtcttagctgggtggttctggttTGAGGTATCATCAGGTTGCAGTGAAATTCAGCCAGGGCCACATCATTGAAGGCTTGACTAAGGCTGGAGAGGACTCAGATTTTCACCAGATGGGTGTCTCTCCAAGGCTACCTGGGTAAAATGTGGTATCTGGCTTCCCCAAGAGGAAGTGATCCAAGAGAGTTACCAGAGAGCCGTATTCTTGTATGACCTATCATCCTGCTACAGTGTGGAAAGGGGAGACACAAGGATATACTTAGCAGGAGGTGTGGATCAATGTGGACCTCCTACAACATTATGCTTAGAGAAAATGTTGGGTTTTTTGACAACCAAGACAAGGTAGTTGGAAAGCTTCTGTTACCTTACTCTCTGAAGGGTTTAGTTTCCTAAATGAGGGTTAGAAAACACTAATTTACCATTCAGAGCTTAAAGAAATAGGAAGTAGGTCTAAAAGTTCTATTCTAACGGTTAAGTTTTGTTGGCTAGGTGGCGATAGACAGTAATCTGTCTCCCAGATTGTGCTTTTCTGCCTGGGTGATTTGAACATTTCTGAGTTGGGTACAGCAATAATAAGGAGTGGTTAGCTTATAAGAATTTTCAGGGAATCATGGCAGAGGGTCCTGAATTGGATTTCCCTTATAAGGCTATACCATAGGAATTTAGTCCTAGTTTATGTTGTTACATAACTAACATAGTAAcggggaaaaaagttaaatacaacCAAGTAACAGACATGTGGAAAAAGGGCTTGagtgagatttttaaatgtaggtaTAGTTAACTTGATAAAACATTGAGGAATGTGACATCAGAAATAATCAGTTACTGGACAAAAGCCTTTccaattttctaaaatacttgATTCCTTCcttaggttaagaaaaaaaacaacttacgTAGAATCAATGCTTACTCCAGGAATAGTAGGGAACATAAAGTATTATGAAGCAGTCACTACTTAAACAGcatagaatttactttttttcttttttttttttttttaagattttatttattcatttgacagagagagagatcacaagtag from Mustela erminea isolate mMusErm1 chromosome 1, mMusErm1.Pri, whole genome shotgun sequence harbors:
- the NAA50 gene encoding N-alpha-acetyltransferase 50 isoform X2; translated protein: MKGRIELGDVTPHNIKQLKRLNQVIFPVSYNDKFYKDVLEVGELAKLAYFNDIAVGAVCCRVDHSQNQKRLYIMTLGCLAPYRRLGIGTKMLNHVLNICEKDGTFDNIYLHVQISNESAIDFYRKFGFEIIETKKNYYKRIEPADAHVLQKNLKVPSGQNADVQKTDN
- the NAA50 gene encoding N-alpha-acetyltransferase 50 isoform X1, with protein sequence MKGSRIELGDVTPHNIKQLKRLNQVIFPVSYNDKFYKDVLEVGELAKLAYFNDIAVGAVCCRVDHSQNQKRLYIMTLGCLAPYRRLGIGTKMLNHVLNICEKDGTFDNIYLHVQISNESAIDFYRKFGFEIIETKKNYYKRIEPADAHVLQKNLKVPSGQNADVQKTDN